In Streptomyces sp. NBC_00878, a single window of DNA contains:
- a CDS encoding endo-1,4-beta-glucanase, with protein MQHRRPRLSRRAKVVGSVVAAFAVGGSVTVAMAGEEAKKCGAFDTVAMGKYYVNNNLWGQDDGTGTQCVWDNSRSGDTISWGTDYDWTSKPGKENAVKSYSSTVLGWHWGWKADKAATELPIRVGDRKPVRTSWEFSVSSGPGVMNVAYDLWLHSKNTADWQDQPTDEIMVWLNRQGGAGPLGSKVGSVSLGGAMWDIYEGDIGWKVHSFVRQANTTRATLNLDDFTQALVRRKLLSDDKYVSGIESGTEVFRGKGRLDTTSYSVDIG; from the coding sequence ATGCAGCACAGGCGTCCACGTCTTTCTCGGCGGGCGAAGGTTGTCGGCTCTGTTGTCGCCGCGTTCGCGGTCGGCGGGTCCGTCACCGTCGCCATGGCGGGGGAGGAGGCGAAGAAGTGCGGGGCCTTCGACACGGTCGCGATGGGCAAGTACTACGTGAACAACAACCTCTGGGGGCAGGACGACGGCACCGGCACCCAGTGCGTCTGGGACAACTCCCGCAGCGGGGACACCATTTCGTGGGGCACGGACTACGACTGGACGAGCAAGCCCGGCAAGGAGAACGCCGTCAAGTCGTACTCCAGTACCGTGCTCGGCTGGCACTGGGGGTGGAAGGCCGACAAGGCGGCCACCGAGCTGCCGATCCGGGTCGGTGACCGCAAGCCCGTGCGGACCAGCTGGGAGTTCTCCGTCAGCTCCGGTCCCGGTGTCATGAACGTCGCCTACGACCTGTGGCTGCACAGCAAGAACACCGCGGACTGGCAGGACCAGCCCACCGACGAGATCATGGTCTGGCTCAACCGGCAGGGCGGGGCCGGGCCCCTCGGCTCGAAGGTCGGCAGCGTCAGCCTCGGCGGCGCCATGTGGGACATCTACGAGGGCGACATCGGCTGGAAGGTGCACTCCTTCGTCCGGCAGGCCAACACCACCAGGGCCACCCTCAACCTCGACGACTTCACCCAGGCACTCGTACGGCGGAAACTGCTGAGCGACGACAAGTACGTCTCCGGCATCGAGTCGGGCACCGAGGTCTTCCGCGGCAAGGGGCGGCTCGACACCACGTCGTACTCGGTGGACATCGGCTGA